The proteins below come from a single Nocardioides eburneiflavus genomic window:
- a CDS encoding pirin family protein, with protein MTVALYAGSDRSSEAVRGRLTRHSFSFGPHFDPTNLGFGPLVCHNDDEIAPGAGYPDHPHSELEIVTWVLEGALVHTDSARPDAQHVVEAGRAQVLSAGTGIRHSEVADPQSGRCRFVQAWLTPSAPGANPSYVVGDAPQPASGLVEVAGRSGLPVGAAGARLLVARLEPGGSVVLPDDPRQHVFAATGAASLAGLELGAGDAVRLSDEPGHVVTASEQTELLVWSFASLGG; from the coding sequence ATGACAGTGGCGCTGTACGCCGGATCGGACAGGTCGTCGGAGGCCGTCAGGGGGCGCCTGACGCGCCACTCCTTCTCCTTCGGCCCGCACTTCGACCCCACCAACCTCGGGTTCGGCCCGCTGGTCTGCCACAACGACGACGAGATCGCCCCGGGCGCCGGCTATCCCGACCACCCGCACTCCGAGCTGGAGATCGTCACGTGGGTGCTCGAGGGGGCGCTCGTCCACACCGACTCGGCTCGTCCAGACGCGCAGCACGTCGTGGAGGCCGGGCGCGCGCAGGTGCTCTCGGCCGGCACCGGCATCCGCCACAGCGAGGTCGCCGACCCGCAGTCGGGGCGGTGCCGCTTCGTCCAGGCGTGGCTGACGCCGTCGGCGCCCGGCGCGAACCCGTCGTACGTCGTGGGCGATGCGCCGCAACCGGCGTCGGGGCTCGTGGAGGTGGCCGGCCGCAGCGGCCTCCCGGTCGGTGCCGCCGGCGCCCGCCTGCTCGTCGCCCGGCTCGAGCCGGGCGGTTCGGTGGTCCTGCCCGACGACCCGCGCCAGCACGTCTTCGCCGCCACCGGTGCGGCCTCGCTCGCCGGGCTGGAACTCGGGGCCGGTGACGCCGTACGGCTCTCCGACGAGCCCGGCCACGTCGTCACCGCGAGCGAGCAGACCGAGCT